A genomic region of Pseudomonas frederiksbergensis contains the following coding sequences:
- the queD gene encoding 6-carboxytetrahydropterin synthase QueD, producing MEIFKEFTFESAHLLPHVPEGHKCGRLHGHSFKVAIHLSGDLDPHTGWIRDFSEIKAIFKPLYERLDHNYLNDIPGLENPTSEVLAKWIWNELKPLLPELSAIRIHETCTSGCIYHGE from the coding sequence GTGGAAATTTTCAAAGAATTCACCTTCGAATCCGCCCACCTCCTGCCTCACGTCCCGGAAGGTCACAAGTGTGGCCGCCTGCACGGTCACTCGTTCAAAGTGGCGATTCACCTGAGCGGCGACCTCGATCCACACACCGGTTGGATCCGCGACTTCTCGGAAATCAAGGCGATCTTCAAGCCGCTCTACGAGCGTCTGGATCATAACTATTTGAATGACATTCCTGGTTTGGAGAATCCGACCAGCGAAGTCCTGGCCAAGTGGATCTGGAACGAGTTGAAGCCATTGCTGCCGGAACTCAGCGCGATTCGCATCCACGAAACCTGCACCAGCGGCTGCATCTACCACGGCGAATAA
- a CDS encoding PepSY domain-containing protein: MKINLRAYGLTTLTLLAFCSVVVARDLGPDEALRLRQQGVILPLEQLLQQAMDRHPGAKLLEAGLEKKHDVYLYNVELLTADGVVRELDLEAATGRLIKDKVDD, translated from the coding sequence ATGAAGATTAATTTGCGCGCGTATGGGCTGACGACCCTGACGCTTCTGGCATTTTGCTCGGTGGTGGTGGCCCGCGACCTGGGCCCGGACGAAGCCCTGCGCCTGCGTCAGCAAGGGGTGATTCTACCGCTCGAGCAGCTGTTGCAGCAGGCGATGGACCGTCACCCCGGCGCTAAATTGCTCGAGGCCGGGCTTGAAAAAAAACACGACGTCTACCTCTACAACGTCGAGCTGCTGACCGCCGACGGCGTGGTACGTGAACTGGACCTGGAAGCCGCCACGGGGCGCTTGATCAAAGATAAGGTCGATGACTGA
- a CDS encoding response regulator transcription factor, whose protein sequence is MRLLLVEDHVPLADELMAGLDRQGYAVDWLADGRDALYQGCSEPYDLIILDLGLPGLPGLEVLGQWRAAGLATPVLVLTARDSWAERIEGLKAGADDYLSKPFHPEELHLRIQALLRRSHGQANQPTLKAAGLQLDEGRQCVIHDGTDIQLTAAEFRLLRYFMLHPEQILSKSHLAEHLYDGETERDSNVLEVHVNHLRRKLGRSVIETRRGQGYRFGGQTR, encoded by the coding sequence ATGCGCCTGCTGCTGGTGGAAGACCATGTACCGCTGGCCGACGAATTGATGGCCGGGCTCGATCGCCAGGGCTACGCCGTCGACTGGTTGGCCGATGGCCGCGATGCGCTGTATCAGGGCTGCTCTGAACCCTACGACCTGATCATTCTCGATCTGGGGCTGCCAGGGTTGCCGGGGCTTGAGGTGCTCGGCCAATGGCGTGCCGCTGGCTTGGCCACGCCGGTGCTGGTGCTGACCGCGCGCGACTCCTGGGCCGAACGCATTGAAGGGCTCAAGGCGGGCGCCGACGACTACCTGAGCAAACCGTTTCACCCGGAAGAACTGCACCTGCGGATTCAAGCGTTGTTGCGGCGCTCCCACGGCCAGGCCAATCAACCGACGCTCAAGGCTGCCGGGTTGCAGTTGGACGAGGGCCGTCAATGCGTGATTCACGACGGCACCGACATTCAGCTGACCGCTGCCGAGTTCCGCCTGTTGCGCTATTTCATGCTGCACCCGGAGCAGATCCTTTCCAAAAGCCACCTGGCCGAACACCTCTACGACGGTGAAACCGAACGTGACTCGAATGTGCTGGAAGTTCATGTCAATCACCTGCGCCGCAAACTCGGCCGCAGCGTGATCGAAACCCGTCGCGGTCAGGGTTACCGGTTCGGTGGGCAAACCCGGTGA
- the codA gene encoding cytosine deaminase, producing MHIINARLRNREGLHELHLENGLIASIARQTEAPTLGPEDLDAGGNLVVPPFVEPHIHLDATLTAGEPRWNMSGTLFEGIECWGERKATITANDTKTRAKKTINTLAAHGIQHVRTHVDVTDPALTALKAMLEVREESRHLIDLQIVAFPQEGIESYRNGRDLMEEAILLGADVVGGIPHFEYTRDQGVSSVKFLMDLAERTGCLVDVHCDETDDPHSRFLEVLAEEARSRDMGSRVTASHTTAMGSYDNAYCAKLFRLLGHSGISFVSCPTESIHLQGRFDTFPKRRGVTRVNELLEAGMNVCFGQDSIVDPWYPLGNGNILRVLEAGLHICHMLGYRNLQTALDLVTDNSAKAMALGDRYGLEPGRPANVLILSADSDYEVIRSQGLPLYSIRAGKVLMKRQMPVVELFG from the coding sequence ATGCACATCATCAACGCCCGCCTACGCAACCGTGAAGGCCTGCATGAGTTGCACCTGGAAAACGGCCTGATCGCCAGTATTGCCCGTCAAACCGAAGCCCCGACCCTCGGCCCCGAAGACCTCGACGCGGGCGGCAATCTGGTGGTGCCGCCCTTCGTCGAGCCACACATCCACCTCGATGCCACCCTGACTGCCGGTGAACCGCGCTGGAACATGAGCGGCACGCTGTTCGAAGGCATCGAGTGCTGGGGCGAGCGCAAGGCGACCATCACGGCGAACGACACCAAAACCCGCGCCAAAAAGACCATCAACACCCTCGCCGCCCACGGCATCCAGCATGTGCGCACTCACGTCGACGTTACCGACCCTGCGCTGACGGCGCTCAAGGCGATGCTTGAAGTGCGCGAAGAGAGCCGACACCTGATCGACCTGCAAATCGTCGCCTTCCCTCAGGAAGGCATCGAGTCCTATCGCAACGGCCGCGATTTGATGGAGGAAGCCATTCTGCTGGGCGCCGATGTGGTCGGCGGCATTCCGCATTTCGAGTACACCCGCGATCAAGGTGTCAGTTCGGTGAAGTTCCTGATGGACCTGGCCGAGCGCACCGGCTGCCTGGTGGATGTGCATTGCGACGAAACCGACGACCCGCATTCACGCTTTCTTGAAGTGCTCGCCGAAGAGGCCCGCAGCCGCGACATGGGTTCGCGGGTAACCGCCAGCCACACCACGGCCATGGGCTCTTACGACAACGCCTACTGCGCCAAGCTCTTTCGCCTGCTCGGGCACTCGGGGATCAGTTTTGTTTCCTGCCCGACCGAGAGCATTCACCTGCAAGGGCGCTTCGACACGTTCCCCAAACGCCGTGGCGTCACCCGGGTCAACGAGTTGCTGGAAGCCGGAATGAACGTGTGTTTCGGTCAGGACTCGATCGTCGACCCGTGGTATCCACTGGGCAACGGCAACATCCTGCGGGTGCTCGAAGCCGGCCTGCACATCTGCCACATGCTCGGTTACCGCAACCTGCAAACCGCACTGGATCTGGTGACCGACAACAGCGCCAAGGCCATGGCCCTGGGTGATCGCTATGGACTGGAGCCGGGACGTCCGGCGAATGTGCTGATTCTGTCGGCGGACAGCGATTACGAGGTGATCCGCAGCCAGGGCTTGCCGCTGTATTCGATTCGCGCCGGGAAAGTGTTGATGAAGCGGCAGATGCCGGTGGTCGAGCTTTTCGGCTGA
- a CDS encoding diaminopimelate epimerase, with amino-acid sequence MTLRFDARGNIYAVVSPHDLRQRGIDLPEDASQSAQNRSYWALSAVEALCSWAPGTQPAGAKEHRSDGLLVGPFQAAPPFDLLIVNTDGTLAERSGNGLTIFAQALTEQGLMPAQGHCLLKVHHDKGDAVSPVETSVESAEVEGVQGFWLDLGKPAFGPEAVGAQAVKTQTLNQRELSHVPPLARLNPRWAHSQFVRIGNPHCVTLVADADALPSNEQMREPGLSADLTRIAFAPPSGVGEPCAAGVNLQWAMLESEHRIAARVFERGEGPTASSGTSASAVACAAWSVGWVTAGAVAVVMPGGTAPVWLEEQDGELSRVSLFGTARLMS; translated from the coding sequence ATGACGTTGCGTTTCGATGCTCGCGGCAATATCTACGCGGTTGTCAGCCCACACGATCTGCGCCAGCGCGGGATCGATCTGCCGGAGGACGCCAGCCAGTCGGCGCAAAACCGTTCCTACTGGGCGCTGTCTGCGGTGGAAGCCCTGTGCAGTTGGGCCCCCGGCACCCAACCGGCCGGTGCCAAGGAACACCGTTCGGATGGCTTGCTGGTCGGCCCGTTTCAGGCTGCGCCACCGTTTGACCTGTTGATCGTCAATACCGACGGGACGTTGGCCGAGCGCAGTGGCAACGGCCTGACGATTTTTGCCCAGGCGCTGACCGAGCAGGGTTTGATGCCGGCGCAGGGGCATTGCCTGCTCAAGGTTCACCATGACAAAGGCGATGCGGTGTCGCCGGTCGAGACCTCGGTAGAGTCCGCTGAAGTGGAGGGTGTGCAAGGTTTCTGGCTGGACCTCGGCAAACCGGCTTTCGGGCCGGAGGCGGTGGGGGCTCAGGCGGTCAAGACGCAGACGTTGAATCAACGTGAGTTGAGCCATGTGCCGCCGCTCGCACGGCTGAATCCGCGTTGGGCTCACAGTCAGTTCGTGCGGATCGGCAATCCCCATTGTGTGACGCTGGTGGCGGATGCCGATGCGTTGCCGAGCAATGAGCAGATGCGCGAGCCCGGGTTGTCGGCCGACCTGACGCGCATCGCCTTCGCCCCACCGAGCGGGGTTGGCGAGCCCTGTGCCGCGGGCGTCAATCTGCAATGGGCGATGCTGGAATCCGAGCATCGCATTGCTGCTCGGGTCTTCGAGCGTGGGGAAGGGCCGACCGCCTCTTCTGGCACCAGTGCCAGCGCGGTGGCCTGTGCGGCGTGGAGTGTCGGTTGGGTGACGGCGGGGGCCGTGGCGGTGGTCATGCCCGGCGGCACGGCGCCAGTGTGGCTCGAAGAGCAGGACGGTGAACTGAGCCGCGTCAGTTTGTTTGGGACGGCGCGGTTGATGTCCTGA
- a CDS encoding MFS transporter, with translation MTAIIPPVSVRPGRLEQMSTRIAFFIAGFGIAAWAPLVPYAKARAGLDDGTLGLLLLCLGVGSILAMPMACALASRFGCRRVLSGGTLLICLALPLLATVSSIPLLMAALFLFGAGLGTVDSTVNLQAVIVERASGKTMMSGFHGLFSLGGIVGAAGVSALLGLGISPLGATWVVIVFLLVSLLKAAPHLLPYGSASSGPAFAIPHGVVLFIGSLCFIVFLAEGAVLDWSAVFLTSERHLDTAYAGLGYAAFALTMTVGRLTGDAIVHKLGATRVIVFGGLTAAAGLLLATLAPAWEAALIGYALVGVGCSNIVPVLYTAVGKQNVMPENIAVPAITTLGYAGILAGPAVIGFIAHGSSLSFAFGLIAVLLLAVAVSGKALKV, from the coding sequence ATGACCGCCATCATCCCTCCCGTCTCCGTCCGCCCCGGGCGCCTTGAACAGATGTCGACGCGCATCGCCTTCTTTATCGCCGGGTTCGGCATCGCCGCATGGGCGCCGCTGGTGCCTTACGCCAAAGCCCGGGCCGGGCTCGATGACGGCACGCTCGGCTTACTGTTGCTGTGTCTGGGAGTCGGATCGATTCTGGCGATGCCCATGGCCTGTGCGCTGGCTTCGCGCTTCGGCTGTCGGCGGGTGCTCAGTGGCGGCACGCTGCTGATCTGCCTGGCACTGCCGCTGCTGGCGACGGTGTCGTCGATCCCGCTGCTGATGGCCGCACTGTTTCTGTTCGGTGCCGGGTTGGGCACGGTGGATTCGACGGTGAACCTGCAAGCGGTGATCGTCGAGCGAGCCAGCGGCAAGACCATGATGTCGGGCTTTCACGGGTTGTTCAGCCTCGGCGGGATCGTCGGCGCGGCGGGTGTCAGTGCCCTGCTCGGCCTGGGTATTTCGCCGTTGGGCGCGACGTGGGTGGTGATCGTGTTTCTGCTGGTGTCGTTGCTCAAGGCAGCGCCCCATCTGTTGCCCTACGGCAGCGCAAGCTCAGGGCCGGCGTTTGCCATTCCCCATGGCGTGGTGCTGTTTATCGGCAGCCTGTGTTTTATCGTGTTCCTTGCCGAAGGCGCGGTGCTGGACTGGAGTGCGGTGTTCCTGACCTCAGAGCGTCATCTCGACACTGCGTATGCCGGACTCGGCTATGCCGCGTTTGCCTTGACCATGACGGTCGGGCGACTGACAGGCGATGCCATCGTGCATAAGCTTGGGGCCACGCGCGTGATTGTGTTTGGCGGTTTGACCGCGGCTGCCGGTTTGTTGCTGGCAACGTTGGCACCGGCCTGGGAAGCTGCGCTGATCGGTTACGCGCTGGTCGGGGTTGGGTGTTCGAACATCGTGCCGGTGCTATACACCGCCGTCGGCAAGCAGAACGTCATGCCGGAAAACATCGCCGTGCCCGCCATCACGACATTGGGGTATGCGGGGATTCTGGCGGGGCCTGCGGTGATTGGTTTTATCGCCCACGGCAGCAGCTTGAGTTTTGCCTTTGGATTGATCGCTGTGTTGCTGCTGGCTGTGGCGGTCAGTGGCAAGGCGTTGAAGGTTTGA
- a CDS encoding hemagglutinin repeat-containing protein yields MPIEKFAFHLSPRGKLRWAIASLFLVAQLPQAFAGGLTVAPGPGGTPQLQNQAGVPIVNIVAPNGAGLSHNQFLDYNVDRQGVVLNNALQAGQSQLAGQLAANPQFQGQAASVILNEVISRNASALNGAQEIFGRSADYVLANPNGISVNGGSFINTPNANLVVGRPELNDGKLQGLNTRDATGNLQIQGQGLKNREGSINLIAPRIDSQGRIDARDQLNLTVGRNQLDYPSGQVRNVDPAGNTQDSRIDASLFGAMQAGRINIVSTAEGAGVRVGPVQVEGRDGVKIQSAGDLQVSGQALANSLDVTRSTVRSSQGDVALRSDKDLALAAADVSGRNVKLDAGRNLTLSSVEARQLQEKRESFDNKTIGITWETYDRTQTDSDSRQHGSQVVASHNAELSSGARTELKAAKVEAGETLKVDSGADLRLTAATETRTQTDQGKHRKHLWKADWNNSSEEQRSVTSQLKAGKNIALSSGELLSSQGAELSSKGDIHLTGKQVDISSASRTQRSSKNGYSGDLVGGGFFGKTGDADQGKTLNQGSKVNADGKLIVKADDVRISGSQVRGRTEASVISDKGSLTIDGVQNTSHSNSHDKDSKFFGITKDESRQNLKGSTTVSSQLSSDSNLALKSAKDIDVVGATVSAGGSLSADAAGKFTVSSAQNIADSSTSTQNRGFDAYAKENAAGAGQYRAGVHYEDTQQTTTANETRQQGSSLTGANVELTAGGDLMLKGANVKASAGDVSLSGQNVALLAEHDSTSSTTDTARNGGGFYYTGGLDRAGSGVDFAHSSSQDSNAKTTARTTGVESSGKLQINAGNGTLTTQGAQVAAGSTLQVTAGQVDNQAANNTDSSSHKENNWSADVGANVEYKGIARPIAKAIEGVAQSKVQQPGLLDNLTQPNVGIDVEVGHSNKRRTEQNSNAVVSQFKGGAVDVQVAGELKDQGSQYRATDGDLTIKADSQVATAAANTHESSEQSVDATVGVRVYTTTGEDVNVRGSGAGGSNQTSGSSSKAVVGSYAGNQGVKIDLRGDGQYEGSQFNGGQGGVAIKTGGDLALNQANDRQSGNTSSLRGDASLTVGTNPGAEGTNVNLGAGFQLDHKGNQTEDSQARVASIQGKGPVQLSSGGDQVLQGTTLGTLVNKTADISLNASGKLDLQAATDTHSANGSNLGGGLNVGGGKSSTEQSSGLNGNLSANFNIGRVGENSQSLKGGSLNSQGAVLLSSASSDADAIHLQGTQVNAPSVTLDAQQGGIYQESAQSTQAVNTWGLTLGAGGNASKSTPSATNDQDVAKSGHGFDARAKIDVNNRNSTTQKNSHIQADSVVLNSAGDTHLAGARIDAKQVSGQVGGDLTVESRQDRESGVKVGIDLRLNAEKNQPGAVGKLAKTTGPLKDKVEGKAQEAFDSHRDKLETAVDKSVESLNSAKDSLTRSGSYSLNEKDTAGTKVADATQSVLFGDKSGKTSYTPTLYLDVSHTSKNSVAQTSGISGSQGVDLRVGGETQLTGARISAKEGSVDLGGSRVTSSSLSGSDYRADVGLNLSRSAVNLATGAKDELTQTPDAATAKDRKFNLGPLSAGGHYDTQVLQAGIDEKTL; encoded by the coding sequence ATGCCGATAGAAAAGTTCGCGTTTCACCTTTCCCCTCGGGGCAAACTGCGTTGGGCGATTGCCAGCCTGTTCCTCGTTGCCCAACTGCCTCAGGCGTTTGCCGGTGGCTTGACGGTCGCACCCGGTCCGGGCGGCACCCCACAGCTGCAAAATCAGGCCGGTGTACCGATCGTCAATATCGTTGCGCCCAATGGTGCCGGTCTGTCGCATAACCAGTTTCTCGATTACAACGTCGACCGTCAGGGAGTGGTGTTGAACAACGCCCTGCAAGCCGGGCAGTCGCAACTCGCCGGGCAACTGGCCGCCAACCCGCAGTTCCAGGGGCAGGCTGCGAGCGTGATCCTCAACGAAGTGATCAGCCGTAACGCCTCGGCCCTCAATGGCGCCCAGGAAATTTTCGGGCGCTCGGCCGACTACGTGCTGGCCAACCCGAACGGTATCTCGGTCAATGGTGGCAGCTTCATCAACACCCCGAATGCCAACCTGGTGGTCGGTCGTCCCGAGCTGAACGACGGAAAACTGCAAGGGCTCAACACCCGTGACGCTACTGGCAATTTGCAGATCCAGGGCCAGGGTCTGAAGAACCGTGAAGGCAGCATCAACCTGATCGCCCCGCGCATCGACAGCCAGGGTCGCATCGATGCGCGCGACCAGTTGAACCTGACCGTGGGCCGCAATCAGTTGGATTACCCCAGTGGCCAGGTGCGTAACGTCGACCCGGCCGGCAATACTCAGGATTCACGCATCGATGCCAGCCTGTTCGGTGCCATGCAGGCCGGGCGCATCAACATTGTCAGCACCGCCGAAGGCGCCGGCGTGCGGGTTGGCCCGGTCCAGGTTGAAGGCCGTGACGGCGTGAAGATTCAATCCGCGGGTGATTTGCAGGTCAGTGGCCAAGCACTGGCCAACAGCCTCGACGTCACTCGCAGCACGGTACGCAGCAGCCAGGGTGATGTCGCGTTGCGCAGCGACAAGGACCTGGCGTTAGCGGCGGCTGATGTCAGTGGCCGCAACGTCAAGCTCGACGCCGGGCGCAACCTCACGCTGAGCAGCGTCGAAGCGCGCCAGCTTCAGGAAAAACGCGAGAGCTTCGATAACAAAACCATTGGCATCACCTGGGAAACCTACGACCGGACTCAGACCGACAGCGACTCGCGCCAGCACGGCAGCCAGGTCGTGGCCAGTCACAATGCCGAGCTCTCGTCCGGCGCCCGGACCGAACTCAAGGCGGCCAAGGTCGAGGCCGGCGAAACCCTGAAGGTCGACAGCGGTGCTGATTTGCGCCTGACGGCAGCGACTGAAACCCGCACCCAGACCGATCAGGGCAAGCACCGCAAACACCTGTGGAAAGCCGATTGGAACAACAGCAGCGAAGAGCAACGCAGCGTCACCAGCCAGTTGAAGGCGGGTAAAAACATTGCGCTCAGCAGCGGTGAGTTACTGTCCTCCCAAGGCGCTGAACTGAGCAGCAAGGGCGATATTCACCTCACTGGCAAACAGGTCGACATCAGCAGCGCCAGCCGTACGCAACGCAGCAGCAAGAACGGTTACTCGGGCGATCTGGTCGGTGGCGGGTTCTTCGGCAAGACCGGCGATGCCGATCAGGGCAAGACCCTGAATCAGGGCAGCAAGGTCAACGCCGACGGCAAGTTGATCGTCAAGGCTGACGATGTCCGCATCAGTGGCAGTCAGGTCCGTGGTCGGACCGAGGCCAGCGTCATCAGTGACAAAGGCTCGTTGACCATCGATGGCGTACAGAACACCTCGCACAGCAACAGCCATGACAAGGACAGCAAGTTCTTTGGTATCACCAAGGATGAAAGCCGCCAGAACCTCAAGGGCAGTACTACCGTCAGCAGCCAGTTGAGCTCCGACAGTAACCTTGCGCTCAAGAGCGCCAAGGACATCGACGTGGTCGGCGCCACGGTCTCGGCCGGCGGTTCGCTCAGTGCGGACGCGGCGGGCAAGTTTACTGTCAGCTCGGCTCAGAACATTGCGGATAGCAGCACTTCGACCCAGAACCGTGGCTTCGACGCCTACGCCAAGGAGAACGCAGCGGGTGCCGGCCAGTACCGCGCGGGTGTGCATTACGAGGACACGCAGCAAACCACCACCGCCAATGAAACCCGTCAGCAAGGCTCGAGCCTGACTGGCGCCAACGTCGAACTGACGGCGGGCGGTGACCTGATGCTCAAAGGCGCCAACGTCAAAGCCAGTGCCGGGGATGTCAGCCTCAGTGGGCAGAACGTTGCGCTGTTGGCCGAGCACGACAGCACGTCCAGCACCACGGACACGGCCCGCAACGGCGGCGGTTTCTATTACACCGGTGGTCTGGATCGCGCCGGCAGCGGGGTGGATTTCGCCCACAGCAGCAGCCAGGACAGCAACGCCAAAACCACGGCTCGTACCACGGGCGTCGAGAGCAGCGGCAAGCTGCAGATCAACGCTGGTAACGGCACGCTGACCACCCAGGGTGCGCAGGTTGCCGCCGGCTCGACGCTTCAGGTCACGGCAGGGCAGGTCGATAATCAGGCGGCGAACAATACTGACAGCAGCTCCCATAAGGAGAACAACTGGTCGGCCGATGTCGGTGCCAACGTCGAGTACAAAGGCATCGCCCGTCCCATCGCCAAAGCTATTGAAGGTGTCGCCCAGAGCAAGGTTCAGCAACCGGGTTTGCTGGATAACCTCACACAGCCGAATGTCGGCATCGACGTCGAGGTCGGTCATTCGAACAAGCGCCGCACCGAGCAAAACAGCAACGCGGTGGTCAGCCAGTTCAAGGGCGGCGCCGTTGATGTTCAGGTGGCCGGTGAATTGAAGGATCAGGGCAGCCAATACCGTGCAACCGACGGCGATCTGACGATCAAGGCCGATAGTCAGGTCGCGACGGCGGCCGCCAACACTCACGAAAGCAGCGAGCAATCAGTGGATGCCACGGTGGGCGTTCGCGTCTACACCACCACTGGCGAAGATGTGAACGTTCGCGGCAGCGGGGCGGGGGGTAGCAACCAGACTTCCGGGTCCAGCTCCAAAGCCGTGGTTGGCAGCTACGCCGGCAATCAGGGCGTGAAGATCGATCTGCGCGGTGATGGCCAGTACGAAGGCAGCCAGTTCAACGGCGGGCAGGGCGGTGTGGCAATCAAGACCGGCGGCGATCTGGCACTGAATCAGGCCAATGACCGGCAGAGCGGCAACACCTCCAGCTTGCGTGGTGATGCCTCGCTGACAGTCGGCACCAATCCCGGCGCCGAAGGCACCAACGTCAACCTTGGCGCCGGTTTCCAACTGGATCACAAAGGCAACCAGACCGAAGACAGCCAGGCCCGCGTCGCGAGTATTCAGGGCAAAGGTCCGGTGCAGTTGAGCAGTGGCGGTGATCAAGTGCTGCAAGGCACCACCCTCGGCACGCTGGTGAACAAGACTGCTGATATCTCGCTGAACGCCAGTGGCAAGCTCGATCTGCAAGCGGCGACGGATACTCACAGCGCCAATGGCAGCAATCTGGGCGGTGGCCTCAATGTCGGTGGCGGTAAAAGCAGCACCGAGCAAAGCAGTGGCCTTAATGGCAACCTGAGCGCCAATTTCAACATCGGGCGGGTCGGTGAGAACAGCCAAAGCCTGAAGGGCGGCAGCCTGAACAGTCAGGGCGCGGTCTTGCTGAGCAGCGCTTCCAGCGATGCTGACGCCATCCACTTGCAAGGCACTCAGGTCAATGCGCCAAGCGTAACCCTTGATGCTCAGCAAGGCGGGATCTATCAGGAGTCGGCGCAGTCGACTCAGGCCGTCAACACCTGGGGGCTGACCCTGGGCGCCGGCGGTAACGCGAGCAAGTCCACGCCGTCAGCGACCAACGATCAGGACGTTGCCAAGAGCGGCCACGGCTTTGATGCACGGGCCAAGATCGACGTCAACAACCGCAACAGCACCACGCAGAAAAACAGCCACATCCAGGCTGACAGCGTGGTGCTGAACAGCGCTGGCGATACCCATTTGGCCGGTGCCCGCATCGACGCCAAACAGGTCAGTGGCCAGGTCGGCGGTGATCTCACGGTCGAAAGCCGCCAAGACCGGGAGAGCGGCGTCAAGGTCGGCATCGATCTGCGTTTGAATGCAGAGAAGAACCAGCCGGGCGCCGTCGGCAAACTGGCCAAGACTACCGGTCCACTCAAGGACAAGGTTGAGGGCAAGGCCCAGGAGGCTTTCGACAGCCATCGCGACAAGCTGGAGACCGCCGTCGATAAAAGCGTTGAGAGTCTGAACTCGGCCAAGGATTCGCTGACCCGCAGTGGCAGCTACTCGCTCAACGAGAAAGACACTGCCGGCACCAAGGTCGCCGACGCGACCCAAAGCGTGCTGTTCGGCGACAAGAGCGGTAAAACGTCGTACACCCCGACGCTGTACCTGGACGTCAGTCATACCAGCAAGAACAGCGTCGCCCAGACGTCCGGCATCAGCGGCAGCCAAGGCGTCGACCTTCGGGTCGGCGGCGAGACACAGCTGACCGGTGCACGGATTTCTGCCAAAGAAGGTTCGGTGGATCTGGGCGGCTCCAGGGTCACCAGCAGCAGCCTGAGTGGCAGCGACTACCGCGCCGATGTCGGCCTCAACCTGTCCAGGTCAGCGGTCAATCTGGCGACCGGCGCCAAGGACGAACTGACCCAAACGCCTGACGCCGCCACGGCCAAGGATCGCAAGTTCAACCTCGGCCCGCTGAGTGCCGGTGGCCATTACGACACCCAGGTGTTGCAAGCCGGTATCGACGAGAAAACCCTCTAA
- a CDS encoding sensor histidine kinase, which translates to MRSIQRRLSLGLISVMVVVGLVLAQTSLWLFEVGLQRYLEAGLRNDSENLLMALVRGPQGLQLDERRLSPAYQRPFSGHYFHIDFADNHWRSRSLWDQELPLLEHPGLHSNLQLGPEGQQLLVLRADYRRLGQSIAISVAQDYTPVRDSFQRMRQVGLGLGLTGLLLILVLQRVTVRRALRPLESAREQIAQLQQGKRSQLDDHVPLELEPLVAQINHLLAHTEDSLKRSRNALGNLGHALKTPLAVLLSLASCEKLDAHPELRKLLREQLEQVQQRLNRELNRARLAGDALPGAQFDCAAELPGLLSTLNMIHGEHLHLSYTAPAGLHLPWDREDLLELLGNLLDNACKWADAEVRLSIVETAEGFVLAVEDDGPGIPEAQRDQVFSRGARLDEQTDGHGLGLGIVRDIVEAWGGELVLQESEWGGLKVVVELPRR; encoded by the coding sequence GTGAGGTCGATTCAACGGCGTTTGAGCCTGGGGCTGATCAGCGTCATGGTGGTGGTGGGTCTGGTGCTGGCGCAAACCAGTTTGTGGTTGTTCGAAGTGGGCTTGCAGCGTTACCTGGAAGCCGGATTGCGCAATGACAGTGAAAACCTGCTGATGGCGTTGGTGCGTGGTCCGCAGGGTTTGCAACTGGACGAACGACGTCTGTCACCGGCTTACCAGCGACCGTTCTCCGGGCATTATTTCCATATCGACTTCGCCGACAATCACTGGCGTTCACGTTCGCTGTGGGATCAGGAATTACCGCTGCTTGAACATCCCGGGTTGCACAGCAACCTGCAATTGGGCCCGGAAGGCCAGCAATTGCTGGTTCTGCGCGCAGACTATCGACGGTTGGGGCAGTCAATCGCTATCAGCGTGGCGCAGGACTACACCCCGGTGCGCGACAGCTTCCAGCGCATGCGTCAGGTCGGGCTCGGGTTGGGGCTGACGGGTTTGCTGCTGATTCTGGTGTTGCAGCGTGTCACCGTGCGGCGCGCCTTGCGACCGCTGGAAAGCGCTCGCGAGCAGATCGCTCAACTGCAACAAGGGAAACGTTCGCAGCTGGACGATCACGTGCCGCTGGAGCTGGAACCCCTGGTGGCGCAGATCAACCATTTGCTCGCGCACACCGAAGACAGCCTCAAGCGCTCGCGCAATGCCCTGGGTAACCTCGGTCATGCGCTGAAGACGCCACTGGCGGTGCTGTTGAGTCTGGCGTCGTGCGAAAAACTCGACGCCCATCCAGAGTTGCGCAAGCTCCTTCGGGAGCAACTCGAACAGGTTCAGCAGCGACTCAATCGCGAATTGAATCGAGCGCGCCTGGCGGGCGATGCCTTGCCGGGTGCGCAGTTCGATTGCGCTGCCGAGCTGCCGGGGTTGCTGTCGACCTTGAACATGATCCACGGCGAGCACCTGCATTTGAGCTACACGGCACCGGCCGGCTTGCACTTGCCTTGGGATCGTGAGGATCTGCTGGAGCTGCTCGGCAACCTGCTGGACAACGCCTGCAAGTGGGCGGATGCCGAGGTTCGCCTGAGCATCGTCGAGACGGCTGAAGGGTTTGTGCTGGCGGTAGAAGACGATGGGCCGGGCATTCCCGAAGCGCAGCGTGATCAGGTATTCAGCCGCGGTGCGCGCCTGGATGAGCAGACTGACGGGCATGGCCTGGGGTTGGGCATCGTGCGCGATATCGTCGAGGCATGGGGTGGGGAGTTGGTGTTGCAGGAGAGCGAGTGGGGTGGGTTGAAGGTGGTGGTGGAGCTGCCTCGCCGCTGA